TCAGGGAAACAGAGTACCAACACCTTCTTAgaacatggaaataaaatataactccATCAGAGCTACCTCGCCAAGGAGCATGTTGAAAGTCCAAAATAGCACCATTCATCAGTGTCTCAGGTCCTGTGGCAGCATCTCGGTCACTTACCACAAGGAAACAATGAGTTTCAAACTACTTCTATACATCAAAAGAGTACATGGATAAAATATAGATATACAGACAATTGATGAACATAAACTACTAGGCTTGTTacatctaaatgaaaaaaaaaggggggactCTCAGCCTCTGCGAGAAGCAGTCGGGAGCTGTGTGAGTGAAAAGACGGGAGTGGACCGGTTGTGTGAGAGCAGAGGGAGTTTGAGTTGTGGAAGACATCGTTGTCGAGAACCAGGCCTGAAGGCCCACCTGTAAGGGTTGTAAACGTGGATTCACAGTGTGAAATTCTGAGCGGTTTCACTTGAGTCAGAATGATTAAAAACTGGTTTGATGATACCTGTTTGTCCACTGTAAATTCTCGAAAGCAAGGCTCAGAGTCCCATAGTTTCTTCTTATACTGGATgatttacacagaaaaaaatcccatataTGATACCATGACCTCATCAATACCCATACACCATATGTAATACAAATGGAGGTGTGACGATTAAAAAGAGTGGAGGTAACCGATGCCTGGGGAGTGGAGTTCACTGCTGCCAGGTGGAGTCAGGGAGGCGGCCTCAATCTGCTCATCCTTCTTGCGGTTCACTTCCTTTGGgacaggaagtcttccctgaaaaGCAGGGggacccacacacacacaagacacttAGTCATGCTTCTGAAGCCATTTGAAAttttttgcttctccctcccgcCTTTTATCCTTGAACTCCAGATGTTTTGCAAACAGAGCTTACATATTAAACATAGTTCACCTGAATGTAAATATTAGGTCTGTGGGGGCATGAAGTAATTAAACACTCACTGCCTTGACTTCGGGAGAATCAAGTGCTTCTCTAATGGCTGCGCCCAGCCACGTGGGAGGCAGCATTCCCCAGAGTCAGGTTTCTGAGGACAGTTTCTAGTATGAGACGGGGCCCCACATGAGGCTGGGTTAGAGGTGCTCGTAAGAGtgttaatacattttctttaaagcattcAGTGGCTATGGTGGAAGTGGGTAATTGCCTGTTTtccaatattaataaaattttttaaagggagatCACAGCTTGTACAAAGGTAATGTATGTATGGTTTATTCCTATGAACAACTGGCCTGGTCCATGTGGGCCTGATAATCAGAACCACAAGTGGGTACCAAAGGTGGGAGTGTTTGCAGGAAAGAGGGGGATAGTGTGACACCCAGGCCAGGAGATAGCGAGATCCACCTTGTTTGGCCTGAGGCTACTAAGTCTATCCTCACAAGCCTGACGTGAGTGAGGTGTTTGTGTTTCTGTCTAGAATAATCCAACTGCAGTGTGACTCACGCTCCATCAGGCACCCATGGGGAGAAGTTCTCCATCACAACCAAAGAGCAAGAGGACAGGACAAGAAGCCCATTTGTTCAACTTTACCACAAATACCCTGTATATCCCAATTGGATATGAAAATAGTGATTTGACTGTTGTCCAGCCAAACCATTAATTGCTGGAGTTTTCTCAGACACATTATCCAATATggttttaaaggattttttttttccttttttgctcagATCACATGCTCCAATAGGACATTTACCATAAGCTATTTTGACTAGATATGAACGCttggattaaaataataatcttgCTTTGAGATCTGTAAATTATtgcatttgaatttctttttaagaattcaaCTTTCAAACAACTTGAaactgaataaatgttttcagCAGCTCCAGGATGAACTAAATGTAATGGATAATTCGGCTTTAATAAGTCTTAtttcttgtacatatttttttaatgttaaacacCTGGTATGCctaaattttgtgtttaaaaatctCAGACTTTGAGAGCATACATTTTCAGGATGTGTAGAAAAATCCACTTAGTGAGTACTTTCATGTTCCAGTCTTACATTGTGATTTAGAAGTTGTTTTGCTATCACTAAATAGCAATAGGACCAAATctgaaaactgaattaaaatgtcATTCATCACTCACACATACTTAAGGATCTAGATACATTTCTAGAATCATTATATTGGACAATCTTTTTCAGTTGTGCAAATAATTTCAATCTTGAAATTTTGGCATACAGtcccaagatttaaaaaaagaaattcactgtAATCCTGGTGCTTCTAAATTGTttgttcctcctctcccctcagccAGTCAGCCGGGATCAAGATACGACAAACTTAGGTTTTGGACAAATGAAGAATTCAGTGGCTGCTAATTATCACAGGCCAGGAAGGAAAATCAAAACTTTGTAAGTGTGATTTCACTCAACTACACTCTGTATGTGGCTGCCCCTTAAAGCTGCTCACTTCAGTTCACACTTACTCTGTTCAGCAGTGAATATATAGTCAGTCTCTGTGTTAAGTCTCCATATTACTAACCCATTCCCTCCATGGAAAATACGCAACAAAACCAAATGAAGATTGGGTGGGATTCTGGGTAATTTGGGGAGAGGTATTTCCAGGGGGAAAAATGTGAAGGAGATCATTTCAGATTTGAATTTATCATTTGtactattttcttctgttttgagaCCACCCTCCCCAAACATTTGTGTCTTCACTTATTATTCATgttttgagtgcctactgtggCTTGAACACTCAGATTTTAAAGCTACAGagattaaaagagacaaaaatagtCCTTGTCCGTCCTGccctttattttctgtctgtgAGATGCCCAAGTAACTGGACAATGGCAAGGCAGCAGTGGTATGCAGACAGGTACGCTACTAAAGCCCCGAGGGGCCACAATCCGACAAGCCAGAAAAGGCTCTACACATCTTCCCTTTGGAGGCCAGAATTTACTAGATTTCAGTCCTTACTTCCTGTCCCTCAGTTTCtgataaaagaataaagtctGCCCCTCACTGAAAGAACTGTAGGCCTCTATAGCAAGGTGAGAAGGTTTTTGAAGATGGGACACAATGTAGTCTTATTTCTCCACAAGTAAGGCCTTATAAGAATTCAGGCGAAAATAATCTATCTTCCTCCATCATGTAGCACCTAACAGCTGCCAGAGGACTGAGGTTCTTGAGCATTCTAGAAGACTGAAGGAGCAGGAACAGATGTGTCCAGTGGTTCCCACAGACCGGTTCTCCTGGATGCTTCTGTAATTAATCTACCTCAGGTTGTATGGCCCCCTCTGCCGAGAACTGATTGTGTATGAGTCCCCGTTTCTCAATAGTGTGCCTTGGACACTGTAAGTcaagattatttttcttgattatacAAAGATATGCTTTTCCACAAGGAAGACTGCCGGGAAGGACAAATATATTATTATGCTTAAAGGATTATTCACAtatggagagaggaaagaattaaTTAACATAAGACCTGAATTTCAGGATCCATTGTGCCAACCCTGTGGAGCATGCCTCAGTGGAGGTAAGGCCTAGGTCCTGGGGTTGGCCTTCTAAGAAAAAGGGAGGCACTGTCGACCTCATTGAAGAACTTGCCTACTCCTGCCACTCTGGTTGATGTCGCCAATATCAAAGAGAGGACTTCTGAATGGGTGCATGGggcagaaataatgaaaacactaTACTCTCCATTACCCCTTCCATTATGATGTCTTACCCTCAGCTGCTCGGACGAATTGTGCCTCGAGCTTCCCAGTAAAGAATGTCTAGAGTTATACTGCTGCTGGGGGGGTGCTGCTGGAGTGatagtcggggggggggggggggttggagtgGTGGTTGGGTGCTGGTATGGTAAGAGGCAGGGTGAGGTGGCGGTGGGGTGGTAAGGTGCTGGTATGGTAGGATAGTGGTGGCTGGTGGTGGATTGGtcctggggtggtgggggtgtgCGTGTGTTTTGAGTAAAGCTCCAGGACATTAGCTCACTTCCACCCCAGCTCTACAAGACGGCACAAGTGTAGCTCTGGCAGGGCCAGAATCCTTTTGTTCACCTACTTTCCTAACACTGGTTTCAACCTGGACCTTCAGAAATTCTCGGGAAGATTAAAAGTGATttagatttgttttctcttagtGCAAACTGCCAGTTGACACAATCTCTTCAAATTCTGCCTGTCAGTAAAAGATAGGGAACTGCTGAAACCATTTAGTGTAAGTAGAGTTTCTCAAACATTAAAATGTCAACAAGAGCTGGGAAAGCCTCACCACATGTCAATTACACTTATGAAACTTctgaatggaaattttattttcagtgcactttatttttcctccttaattGCAAAATCAACAGCTCAATGGTAAAAAGTATAGTCCTCCTCCTCAAGGTCAAATTGATATTTACCTTAACAGGCAAGTCCAAAGGTATCTACCCTAAAAACTGGTAAGTGTTGGTGTTGTTGGAAATGGTGCTAAAATCCAAAATGTAAATTTGACAGATTTTCTTAACGTACAGAATTATCACACCTAAGATGTCAGAACAAAGAAAGCATATTTGTAGAAAATACTTTTAGGcctaaaaattagaagaaagaaaaataatagtttatgtTCTGCTTTGTTATTTGGGTAATTTCATCAGACATTGAGGCACTATTACCAGACAAAAGTGTCATCATTTTATACCTTTAAGATATCTTTTAGCTTAATCATCATACTTGAGTTTATCTACCCAAGAATCGAACAGAGTAAAACCCTGTAAAATGTGTATTTGATAAATTGATTCCATGATTCTTAAATGAATATCTGCTTTGGACTTGTCAAGAAAGGAAGATAATGTGAACTTTCAGAGTCATAGGGCTTTAgggtatatatatagatagatatagatatagatatctgtAGTATATATGTAGTGTATCTTATTTCCAAGGTCACAACAGTATCATGGTAATAGATTCTTATTGTAGACTAaatggatatgaaaataaaaaagaaataactgatttttttttttttagttgcctctaaattaaaaaacattttcaacaaaatgGTAGTTAGGGATCTTACCTTAGGAAGCCTcccctccatttccttatttggaaatggttCTTGACTGACCCAGACAGAGAGCTCCGGGTAATAAACCTACAGAGACATAAAAGCACACACATTCAGATTAAAAACAGCATccactctggggcgcctgggtggcacagcagttaagcgtctgccttcggctcagggcgtgatcccggcgttatgggttcgagccccacatcaggctcctccgctatgagcctgcttcttcctctcccactccccctgcttgtgttccctctctcactggctgtctctatctctgtcaaataaataaataaataaataaataaatcttaaaaaaaattaaaaaaataaaaaataacaacaacaaaaaaaacagcaTCCACTCTGAAACCTCATGGGATCAACTTCATGAGCTCAATCCTCAATGTCATTTCTTTCCTGATTACAACCTAGAGCACTGGGAGAGCCCTTCACCTCTTCCAGACTGTTAGAGTGCATCCAAACGTATACTGCACTCAGGAGAGTTCTGGCTCAGTGTCTTCTTAGAGTAAGTCCAACAGAGCGAAGATGTCAATCAGTGTAATCTTCAGCACGCTAAGTGGTAACCTCCTGACGTGACTGGCTGAGCAAACTAAGGCACTGGGGAGGCCTAACTTTCAGACAACCTACGGTAAGTATACTTGCAAACTACATGCTTATGAGATAAATGTGCCACATACCCATAAAACTCCATTAGGGGTTATTCCAATAATTGATTAAAAGGTTCAACATTATGCACAAAACATAAGGAGGACAGGAACAAGCAGCCTGCATTCTCCCCAGGTCCATGTGGCCACTGGCAACACTCTGCTCACTGCCTGAAAGTAGCAAGTGTCCGGGAGATGGGCAGCATTGCCATGAATGATTCAGAGAATACCAGCTGAtgaatctgggggtgggggcatgtggGACAAGGCAGAGAGCCTGAGTGGAATTGAGtaattcttctttatatataCAAAGGGTTATTAGCATAAGAAGGTTGCTGACCAGCTGTTCTCCATCACCAGGCAAGACAGGAGTAGGGGGTTAGGAATTAAATTATAACATGGATTTAGGTCAGCTATAAGGAAGGACTTGGCATAAGAATTGTTAAATTACTGAAAGAATTTAGAGAGGAAAACTGTGAAATCTCCTTTAAGAAATTTAGAAACAGAATCTAACAACCATCTGCCAGAGTTAATTCACGTTTGATACAGCCCTGcttgaagggaggggaggaaattaGGTAAGATTCCCTCCAGATCTGATTCACTAAATGCTCCAAATAAGCCtcacattcaataaataatatgaaGAATCACATCTTAGTAATAGGCTAACAAACAGGCTTaatgtcatttttgtttctggaagCCACAGATGTGGTAGCCTAGTCACTGGGCTAACTGCAGTGTCTTCACTGGCAGTGGTCAGTCCACCTGGTCAGGGGGCCTGAGCTAGGAAATGTGGATGGCTGGGCTGATTCTTCGAGATAGTCTAATAGTAACTATCATTACGGCACATCCCATGTTACAAAGCAGTTTGCATATATTACCCAAATATATCCTGACAATAAACTTAGGTCTTAACATTtcagagataagaaaacagaaactcagaaAGGTCACCcacttgtccaaagccacacagtGAGTACAGGATAGGACTTAAACCAGATTTCCAGATTCTCAACTTCCCACTGTGCCGATGCCCTCAAATTACCCCAGAATGCAAACTGCCTACCACCTCTTTCAAAATTACACCAGTCCACAGACACCACACACATTTATATCTTACATATTTGAGAGAGCTCATCCGGCAAGAACGGAAGTCTGACTTCAGACTGGGTCTGCCTTCTGGGCCTCGTGGTTCCCCCAACCTGAACCTCCTTcagctctcccctcctctgcccagaTCCTTCTGGGAGAATTCCACCATCTGCCTTGTTTGGGACAAACAAGTCACCCCTGACGTTCCCTTTAACTGGAAATgggtgaagaaaacaaaattgccatctaaaatatacaagcttttttttaaggcttcaaACAAAGTCACAGCATATAAAATCCTACTTTGTGCTTAATTTAAGGAGATCCCAATTGGGATCAACTATAGACTCAATAAGTACATTTCTACATTACCACCTTTAAAAGCAGACTTTCActgcaaattttaaatattacacaTATTAGCAAGAAATAAAGTTCTATTgtaaacagaaatgataaaaatacatgTCAAAACTTAGGCTCATGGACACAATGAGAAGTAACATCAAGTAAACGTTATGTCTGTGTTCTTCAGCTTTTCTGTGATAGTCCATTTTAACAAAATGAGACTGTTTTAGCATTAACTTTCAGGTTCAAAGCATCACTACAAAAGCCACCCAAGTCCAATCTTCAGGGAAAAGTAGCCTCAGAAATCATtatacttactctttttttttttaaagattttatttatttattagacagagagagacagccagcgagagagagaacaaaaacggggagtgggagaggaagaagcaggctcccagcggaggagcctgatgtgggactcgaccccggaacgccgggatcacgccctgagccgaaggcagacgcttaacgactgcgctacccaggcgcccctatacttattcttacaatttgtttttccaagaacttttttttttttttaagaaaaacagtcaatgatttttttttttttttgccaaagaaCTCAGGAACATGGGTATCTGATAGCAAAACCCACAACTAAAGAAACTTCCCCTAacccaaatttgttcttttgaaaCATAATATTTTAGCCACAAACTGACCAAGGGCACTTCTAATTAGGCATTTTTTAGTGTTTGAATCATCAAGTAATCATTGTAtactttaggaaaaataaatgtcactttGGCCTTGTGGTAAATTCTTCCATTCTCCTTCAGAAGCAGAACTTGAAGCCAAAaatggcagggagagaggcacCTCAGTTACTCTTAAAACTTGCTTGGTTGGTCTCTAAGAACTCAGCATATCCCTGGATATAGCATCTGAAGGGgatgtttaaacttttttttttttttttttggatttggaAAAAGTTGGTAGATTATTGGAAATACATACTGCCTCTAACCCAGCATTGCTCTCTCTTACCCTGTGGTGGTTTGAGACTCTAAAATGAAGGACTTAAAAGATCTATGACAACCATCAGCCTTGCTCTCCAACACCTCAGAATACCTTTGTCCACGCGTGCATTCGCCACAAGTGAGGGAGGCACCTGCCGTGTGTGGACACTGCTCAGTTCTAGGGATTACGAGAAATACAGGAGCACAAAAGATCATTTTATAAAAGTGTGCTCTATGGGTTAAATGGTACATTCCCCACATACAAAATTCACATGTCAGAATCTTAATCCGCAGTTAGAATGTGcttatatttggagatggggtctttaaagaggtaattaagttaaaattaggTCATTAGGAGAGGCCCTAACtcagtatgactggtgtctttataaggaggaaaggaggacagacacacagagaggaaaggccatgtgaggacacagggagaagaggtccatctacaagccaaggaaagagcctcagaggaaaccaacctGCTGACACCTAGACTTCAAGAGTTCAAgactccagaatggtgagaaaacaaagttctgctgtttaagccacctaatCAGTGGTCTTTGTTGTGACAGCCCTAGCAGATTAATAGTGTGCTTTAAgggcaatttaaaaaaaggaaaagaaatgtatagGTTATGTCAAATATAATAGCTGTTGGAACATTCAACAGCctaaaaaaacaaccccaaaccaACATGCAGCAAACCATCCAGCAGTGCTgtcaagaaaggaaaggggggtggtggtgagcagATCTGGGAGGGCATGTGATGGCTACCAGATGCAAGCCAAGGCAGACAGCGGGTTGAGGAGCTACCTGCGGGAAGGGACCGTATGGCCAGGAGGTCTCGCTGCCGCTCAGCGGTCATCAGAACGCCAGCACCAATGCAGCCCCGCAGGCTGCTGTTCCCTATTTTTTACCTAAGTTCGAAATATCAGGAGCTGCCAGTGGCCCTAGGATTGGGTCTTTTGAGTACTGATCGTATATAGGTCAGAAAACAGGGAGAAgttgatttttcttcctaaagtcCATCTGTTCTTGCTTGGACCCTAAACTTGTTCATTCACTTTGGTACTAGCCAATTGGTGCTCTAAAGGTGGCCACATGGCTTAAACTTGAATTCATTCCGTTTTCTGGATTCAAGTTTGTGTTTTCCATGAAGACCAACTAAACTGTTTCTGTTTTAGACTTCACTGAGTACTCTAACGGTGGTGGTGATGTGCATCTCCGAAAGGGGAGTGTCCCAGAGAATACACGGGGCAGTACCTCAACATTACTGTTCTGTTAAACAAGCAAACCAGAGTCTgccttaatcttcacaacagaaGATTGTGTTCTCTTAACAAGAAGATACATATTCTTTCAAAACTGTcttccatatataaaataattgtttgcTCTTGTTCAAGTAAAATCCTCAGAACTCCCTGGAATACTGTTCTTCCAGAAGTTAGGAATCACAGAAACAAGCTATATCCTCAACaatgaagaaaacataagtgTTTGAGAAAATAGAGGGAAAGAAACTGTTAGTGTTTTAAATTGGAGAACGTGCAAAGGTTTTGCTTGAATTCTGGGAAAGGCTAAGGATTTATGCTTGTCACTTAATATATTCGTTAATGCATCGTTTTTTTACAGTGCTGCATTATCTCACTGACAACTAGGTTTAAAAACAATGGAACTGACAAAATGAACCACACTGGCTTAAGCATGCTAATCATGATATCCATGAGTAGCTCTTAAGTAAAAccaattttctgcttttattaaatatatttaaatccactatatatttaaatacagttttatggTGAAAATGTGCTATTTCTTACTGATTCTTTTCCATGTATGTGATGGTTGGGTATTTAAGTTTCAATGGTTTATCATACAAGCTGAGAATGAAATGCTCATGGTTTTACCTTTTTAAGTCTCTTTcttcgtttctttctttcttggcttgTTTTACTCTCTGGATAATGCATTATgaaaaacaacttcatttttttagccCATAAGGTAATTAGCTTGCCAATAATTATAACTTGGTatccaaattagaaaaataaaatgtcagggaAATCAGAGGCCACTCCTGCAAGGTCCTAAAACCATGCAAACTAGATTATCACTGAAATTCTTTTCTGAAATCTCTCCTaagcttttcatttaaaaacttgcaGAATGTTTTCCAATAGTATGGTCTACACACAGAATCAAACGAATTGACATGTTTCCTGTCACTTTTATGCTACTTGTAAAATTTGAATTGTATCTGTTTATTACCTGTTTCTACCTGTATTTTTTCTCTGGAAAGCAGAGTGTCTGTTGGTGCCTCAGTTGGCAAACACTCTGGTTTGggaactaaatgaaatgaaatgaatttgtatttttctctgttcatttacCGTCTTTATCAAGAGATCTTTGAAGAGACTGTTAAAGGAGAATGATCCCCAAAGGCATGGCCATGACTTTACTCAGAGCCTAAACACATCACATACGCATATGCTGCTTACTTAATTGGCTAACATACCTTCTTAGAAACCTGCCATGAAGATGCGGGCGGCATGGTTTGGTTGTTAACGACCATacttataatattattttctatcCTTGGTGGAGTTCTATGTGCTTAAGGAATGCACACACATGGCCCTTTTATGACTTAACAAGAACAGGTGCCCACCCCCTGCAATTAGGAAGACAGAACAGGGCAGCAGGTGTCCAAACTGCATAAGTAATTCTTTGAACAGCAAAGGAGCATATTTCATCATCTCTCTGCCAATTAAattgtgcgtgtgcatgtgtacatgttCTCTTCTGCCTAATTGGCTGGGAGGTCCTGAAAGCTGCTACTGTGTGACAAGGAGAATGCACATACGTGTACTTCATTCCTGCCAATACCCTTTGAAGTGGTGCTATTAAGAATCTCCCTGTAAAGCTACTCTGCTCCCAGGTGTTGCTGGCCATGTGAGAGGGCAGAATGTAAACTGAAACCATAAATGAGCTACAAGGATCATTTTCTCTGAACAGCATTACATCAAAGATTAGATGGTGCCAGAAGATGATGCACTGAGCTCTCTCTCTGGAGACCTCGTCTTAGCAATCTGCCTAACCCTGCGAGAGCTGTTTGGAGCCGGGGCACACCGCTGAGGAAATGCACTGCAAccagaagacaaaaaataaaaatccagaacACTGGGCCATTCGGATAATGTATGTAACCTCTGCCCATTCTGGAAAGCAGAGTTCAAGTGTCAGTTGGTGCCCAAGTTGGCAAACGTTCTGGTTTGGGAACTAAACGGAACACACAGCCACCTAAGTTCCCGCACGCGCGCGCGCAGGCGCAGGAGCCGGCTGCGCTAACAGCCGTCAGGACAGAGCGCCCGTTACCCACGCCCGCCCGTCGCGCTCGGCTGAAAATGCCCTCCCGCTAGACAGGAGACCGTGGCCTCTTAGGGCGCTGCTGTGTCACAACCCCTGCGGACATTCTCGGCTTTTCCATGGCCTGACAAGTTCTTAACCTGTAGAAATGGGGGTCGGGGAGACAACCGTGGGTCAGGGAGGAAGATGAGGCTGCCTCACAAGCTGCGTAAGCCCCCGGCCTTCGCTTTGCTTCGGGTGCACAGGTCCACAATGGGCACAGAAGATGTCCACCTTTTATCACACAGCACGATAGGTTCCTGCCAACGTTACCTGTCAGGCAGGCAAAAGATTCGTAATTCTTTGTGAGTTGGCGTGTCTGAAACAAGCTGTGTCGACTTTACTAGTAGAATCCTTTAAATTCACTCTGCTCGTGCTGAAGCCATCTAGAGAGGCCGCTGATGAATATGTGGGAACCTGACAGCTGtggaattttatttctagatttcaaggaggcagagaaaggaaaaggaaatctcGCTGGCAACAAAACGAAAGTGTTTACATGTGAAATTAATCGTCAGCACAAAGAGCTTTCCCAGTCACTCTGTTCCACAATATAATATGCTGCTTGTTTGGGGGCtgagtctttaaaaatttgatttctaAGAACAATAGCAAAGATTTTCAAGAGGAGCAACGAATCAAGTCAGGAGCAACCCACAAAAGGTTAACGTTATCATCCAACTTTGCTTTTCCACCACTCTCTGTTAGGTGATGTGTCAGGGCTTTGGTGGCGCCTGGTTCAAGGCAGGGTGCGGCGCAGCTGGTAACACGGTCGGCTGCAAACACGTGCGTGGCACAaactcctcccaccccagcccccctcctCT
The Ailuropoda melanoleuca isolate Jingjing chromosome 3, ASM200744v2, whole genome shotgun sequence DNA segment above includes these coding regions:
- the NREP gene encoding neuronal regeneration-related protein isoform X2; this encodes MVYYPELSVWVSQEPFPNKEMEGRLPKGRLPVPKEVNRKKDEQIEAASLTPPGSSELHSPGIGYLHSF
- the NREP gene encoding neuronal regeneration-related protein isoform X1, with the protein product MSSLKYVYYPELSVWVSQEPFPNKEMEGRLPKGRLPVPKEVNRKKDEQIEAASLTPPGSSELHSPGIGYLHSF